The genomic stretch CGCCCAAAACCGAATCCGCAGCAAGGCGCAGGCCGTCGAAGCGAACGACGGCATGACCGCCGACGAAGCTGGAATCGATGGTGTCGAGCGTTCGTTCGATCTTGATGGCCGGGTCGGGCATGTCTGCGAGGAACATCGTGGCGGCGCCGTCCGCATCCCCTCCGACGACCTTTGCCATGATGATCGCAAAGCCAGCTCCTTCTGCGCCGGTGATCAACCATTTCTCTCCCTCGATCACCCAGCTATTGCCATCACGACGCGCGGTGGTCTGAAGCTGCCCCGGATCGGAACCGGCACCGGGCGCGGGCTCGGTCATGCAGAAACAGGAACGGCTCACGCCGGTTGCCAGAGGCTTCAAATAGCGCTGGCGTTGATCGGGGCTCGCGATCACGTCCAGAAGATGGATATTCCCTTCGTCGGGCGCTGCGCAATGCAGCGCTATCGGGCCCAGCATCGAATATCCCGCAGCGGTAAACACCGCGGCCCGGCCGATGTGAGAAAGTTTCTGACCGCCGTATTCGCTTGGCGCATGCGGCGCCAGCACGCCGGCCTGCCTCGCCAGTTCGTTCAATTCCCGTCGCAAATCGTCGGTGGGACCGTGCGATGTCCATCGCGGATCCTGCTCGTACGGTATGACCTTGTCCTGAACGAATTCTTTGACCTTTGCGGCCAGTTCGAACACGTGCGACGGAAGGGAGAAGTTAAGATCGAGATCGGTCATTTGAAACTCCATGCCCGACATCCCGGGCGATTAACAACAGGTCTTCGCCCAGGCGTCCAAATTCAGCATAACGATTGTCTTTCACCGCGCCGTTCGTCCATTGCCGGTGCAGTTGCAGAAAGACGACGCCGAGCTTGAAGAGAGCGAGGACGCGCATTGCCGCCAAGTCGTCGAGATCTTGTCCAGTCAAGGCGGCATAGTATTCCGCGACTTCGGACCTTCGCCAAAACCCCGGATGCGCCGTGGGCATCTGCCGAAGTTTTTGCATGGCCGGTGGATCGCCAGGCTCTGCCCAGTAGCTAAGTAACGTTGCGAGATCGAACAACGGATCGCCGCGTGTGCCCATGTCCCAATCGACCAGCGCCAGAGGCGCCAGGCTCACCGGGTCGAGGATCAGGTTGTCGAGCTTGAAATCGCAGTGCAGAACGGCAGCCGGCCGCTCCCGGAAACGCTGCTCCGACAGCCAGTTCGAGATCTCCTTGAGAAGGCTTTGCGTCGAAGGCGATTCAGCAACCAGCGCACCCCGCTTCGACCAACCTGCGATCGCGCGTCCGATGAATCCTTGAGGCTTTCCGAGATCATCAAGCCCAACCGATCGCGCATCGACAGCGTGAAGGCTTGCCAGCGTCGATACCAGCATCTGGCATAACACAGGCGCTGCGTCCGGACGCCCTTCGACCGGCGACAAGTCATCGCCCCGGATCACAATCCCCGGGCGATACTCAATCAACTGAAACGGAACGCCGATCACGTTGCGTCGGTCACAGTAATGCAAACTCCGCGGAACGAAGGTGAGTGCATCGGCGAGCCGCGACAGAATCTTGTGCTCGCGCGCCATGTCGTGCGCACCGGGCGGCAGTTCTCCGTCAGGCGGACGGCGCAGCACGGCGTTTTGACCATCGACGACGACAAGATAATTACGGTTTGCGAGCCCCCCCGCAAATTGCCTGACGGGCTGCGCCGAATCGAACGTCATGCCCTGCGTCCGCAGGTACTGCGCGACGCGATCCCAATTCGCCGGTGCGGTGTCCGCCTCCGACAGCAATTCTGGACCTCGCGTCGCTGACGCCGGTTGGATGTGGTTCAAGGCCAACCTCGAAATATTGTCGGACAATAATGGATATGCGGAAGTGCCGCGAGGGTGTCAAGACCCAACAACAAAGACCTAAACCGTCAGCCAACTGGACGTTGGCTATCGTTTTTGTCCGACAATCATGCTACCATTCAGGAAAAGCGTTGCTGGCATGTCATCAACAGCAACTATGAATTGGGAGGTTAAATGACCATGAGCGCAACCGAGGGCGCGGACGCCGCCATCGCGGCAGGCTCTTTGGCAATGCTGCGCCAACCGACGGTCCATTACGGCGTCCATGCCGAGGAGGCCATCCCGCGCCTTGCAAGGGAACGAAACAGCCGCCGCATCCTTCCGATCGTCACGTCCTCGCTCCTGAACAGTCCCAAGGTAAAAGGCAGCCTCGCCGCTCTCGGACCATCGACGCTGCCGATCTTCAGCGACCTGAAACCCCACACGCCCTTCGACGGCGTGATCGCGTTGATCGAGACGATCGAGCGCACGAAGCCCGACCTGATCGTCGTTTTCGGCGGCGGCAGTGCGATCGACGCGGCCAAGATCGCCGGGCTCGCGGCCGG from Rhodopseudomonas sp. BAL398 encodes the following:
- a CDS encoding acyl-CoA dehydrogenase family protein, which produces MTDLDLNFSLPSHVFELAAKVKEFVQDKVIPYEQDPRWTSHGPTDDLRRELNELARQAGVLAPHAPSEYGGQKLSHIGRAAVFTAAGYSMLGPIALHCAAPDEGNIHLLDVIASPDQRQRYLKPLATGVSRSCFCMTEPAPGAGSDPGQLQTTARRDGNSWVIEGEKWLITGAEGAGFAIIMAKVVGGDADGAATMFLADMPDPAIKIERTLDTIDSSFVGGHAVVRFDGLRLAADSVLGEIGGGLRHAQVRLAPARLTHCMRWLGSAIRAQEIATEFARRRTAFGKAIGEHEGVSFMLADNAMDIHTAQLTIWHTAWILDKGERAATESSMAKVICSEAIARVADRSLQILGGLGTTRDTIVERFYRDVRAFRIYDGPSEVHRWALGRRIMKQRAG
- a CDS encoding phosphotransferase family protein; this translates as MNHIQPASATRGPELLSEADTAPANWDRVAQYLRTQGMTFDSAQPVRQFAGGLANRNYLVVVDGQNAVLRRPPDGELPPGAHDMAREHKILSRLADALTFVPRSLHYCDRRNVIGVPFQLIEYRPGIVIRGDDLSPVEGRPDAAPVLCQMLVSTLASLHAVDARSVGLDDLGKPQGFIGRAIAGWSKRGALVAESPSTQSLLKEISNWLSEQRFRERPAAVLHCDFKLDNLILDPVSLAPLALVDWDMGTRGDPLFDLATLLSYWAEPGDPPAMQKLRQMPTAHPGFWRRSEVAEYYAALTGQDLDDLAAMRVLALFKLGVVFLQLHRQWTNGAVKDNRYAEFGRLGEDLLLIARDVGHGVSNDRSRS